The Pleurodeles waltl isolate 20211129_DDA chromosome 7, aPleWal1.hap1.20221129, whole genome shotgun sequence genome includes a region encoding these proteins:
- the LOC138246840 gene encoding taste receptor type 2 member 40-like, which yields MTSQGTAAGLLTASGVLLCTCIVGNLFILEAIIPRRCPVSIRTLPTNELIIGSLAVSNILNRVFNFLWLVVYLLSLCQRAGGWVYKVLDPACMIATSSSFYFTSCLSAFYTFKISSFGLPWLFSLRRKAPISMPYILLLLLLVSSIISVPTTMFIKLKAANGSDLHCGDYYELSKAFGAYSLTFTILAYMVPLAVLTICSVLLIVSLCHHSRRMGGGTRAAVHRRVAKMMLVLLVFYALCVVFGQVSIQLYTEGGGISDWFVTSCFVVLAYSSGCPFVVTWGTVRLHQRLLEI from the coding sequence ATGACATCACAAGGAACCGCAGCCGGCCTCCTGACCGCCTCAGGCGTACTGCTCTGCACCTGCATCGTTGGCAACCTCTTCATTCTGGAGGCCATCATCCCACGTCGGTGTCCAGTCTCCATCCGGACGCTCCCGACCAATGAGCTGATCATCGGGAGTTTGGCCGTGAGCAACATCCTCAACAGAGTGTTTAACTTCCTCTGGCTAGTGGTGTACCTCCTCAGTCTTTGCCAGCGCGCTGGAGGGTGGGTGTACAAGGTTCTGGACCCCGCATGCATGATTGCGACCAGCAGCAGCTTCTATTTCACATCCTGCCTCTCTGCCTTCTACACCTTCAAGATCTCTAGCTTCGGCCTACCTTGGCTCTTCAGTCTCAGGCGGAAGGCACCCATTTCTATGCCGTACATCTTGTTGCTCCTGTTACTGGTCAGCAGTATTATCAGTGTGCCAACTACCATGTTCATCAAACTGAAAGCAGCCAATGGCTCAGACTTGCACTGCGGGGACTACTATGAGTTGTCGAAGGCATTCGGGGCCTACAGCTTGACCTTTACAATCCTTGCTTATATGGTGCCCCTGGCTGTGCTAACCATCTGCAGTGTTCTTCTCATCGTTTCTCTCTGCCACCACTCCCGCCGCATGGGGGGCGGAACACGTGCAGCTGTGCATCGCCGCGTGGCCAAGATGATGCTTGTGTTGTTGGTCTTTTATGCTCTTTGTGTGGTCTTTGGGCAAGTCAGCATCCAGCTGTATACTGAAGGAGGGGGCATCTCTGACTGGTTTGTGACTTCCTGCTTTGTGGTGCTGGCCTACTCCTCTGGATGCCCCTTTGTCGTCACCTGGGGGACTGTACGGCTGCACCAGCGTCTGCTGGAGATCTAA